Proteins from one Fragaria vesca subsp. vesca linkage group LG6, FraVesHawaii_1.0, whole genome shotgun sequence genomic window:
- the LOC101310038 gene encoding serine/threonine-protein kinase AFC1-like: METQRIIEFPHQNMDKRPRKRPRLTWDMPPPLPPPQLLPIYCGPEFGNGPIPNYTYTSMFYGGLPRNASPPWRPDDKDGHYVFGIGDNLTPRYRILNKMGEGTFGQVLECLDNEKKELVAIKIIRSIHKYREAAMIEIDVLQRLARHDIGGTRCVQIRNWFDYRNHICIVFEKLGPSLYDFLRKNSYRSFPIDLVRELARQLLESVAFMHDLRLIHTDLKPENILLVSSDYIKVPDYRFLARSTKEGSYFKNLPKSSAIKLIDFGSTTFEHQDHSYVVSTRHYRAPEVILGLGWNYPCDIWSVGCILVELCSGEALFQTHENLEHLAMMERVLGPLPQHMVLRADRRAEKYFRRGARLDWPDGAASRESMRAVFKLPRLPNLIMQHVDHSAGDLIELLQGLLRYEPTERLKAREALRHPFFTRDVRRGGYPL, encoded by the exons ATGGAGACGCAGAGGATAATTGAATTTCCTCATCAGAATATGGATAAGCGGCCCAGAAAGAGACCTCGATTAACTTGGGATATGCCTCCTCCTCTTCCTCCTCCCCAG CTGCTCCCAATATACTGCGGGCCGGAGTTTGGAAATGGGCCGATTCCCAATTATACATATACGTCTATGTTTTATGGGGGATTGCCTCGGAATGCCTCCCCTCCGTGGAGGCCTGATGATAAAGATGGTCATTATGTGTTTGGCATTGGAGATAATTTAACCCCTCGAT ATAGGATTCTCAACAAAATGGGAGAGG GGACTTTTGGGCAAGTGTTGGAGTGTTTGGACAATGAAAAGAAAGAACTTGTGGCTATTAAAATTATCCGCTCCATACATAAGTATCGTGAAGCTGCTATGATTGAAATTGATGTCCTACAAAGGCTTGCAAGGCATGATATTGGTGGCACTCG TTGTGTGCAAATTCGGAATTGGTTTGACTATCGTAATCATATTTGTATT GTATTTGAGAAGCTTGGACCTAGCTTATACGATTTTCTTCGCAAAAACAGCTACCGTTCATTTCCCATTGATCTTGTTCGGGAGCTTGCCAGACAACTTTTGGAGTCTGTAGCAT TTATGCATGATTTACGCCTGATTCATACTGATTTGAAGCCGGAAAATATTCTGCTTGTTTCCTCCGACTACATCAAAGTGCCAGACTATAGG TTTCTAGCACGGTCAACTAAAGAGGGTTCTTATTTCAAGAATCTGCCCAAGTCAAGTGCCATCAAGCTCATTGATTTTGGAAGTACAACATTTGAACATCAGGATCATAGCTATGTGGTGTCAACACGCCATTATCGTGCACCTGAGGTTATTTTAG GTCTTGGGTGGAACTATCCTTGTGATATATGGAGTGTGGGCTGCATACTTGTTGAACTTTGCTCT GGTGAGGCCCTTTTTCAAACACATGAGAACTTGGAGCATCTTGCCATGATGGAGAGGGTGTTGGGACCACTGCCGCAGCATATGGTGCTCAGAGCTGA CCGTCGTGCTGAGAAATATTTTAGGAGGGGAGCACGACTCGATTGGCCTGATGGGGCCGCATCTAGGGAAAGCATGCGAGCAGTATTCAAATTACCCAGATTACCG AACTTAATAATGCAACATGTGGATCACTCCGCTGGTGATCTTATTGAACTACTGCAAGGGCTCCTAAGATATGAGCCCACAGAGCGGCTCAAGGCAAGGGAAGCACTAAGACATCCCTTTTTCACTAGAGATGTGAGAAGGGGTGGCTATCCCCTTTAA
- the LOC101310329 gene encoding heat shock cognate 70 kDa protein-like, translated as MAAEAIGIDLGTTYSCVGVWQNDHVEIIVNDQGNRTTPSYVAFNETERLVGDAAFNQVIKNPTNSIFDAKRLIGRRFSDISVQNDMKLWPFKVIEGPNDKPMIVVTHEGQEKQFAAEEISSMVLAKMREIAEMFLDSTVKNAVITVPAYFSDSQRQATRNAGEFAGLKVMRIINEPTAAAIAYGLEKQAGWYCKRNVMIFDLGGGTLDVSLLTISAGAFEVKATAGDTHLGGEDFDNRMVDFCAAEFKRKHDLDVSGNSRALRRLKNACEKAKRRLSFTSSVDIEIDCLAQGIDLYMTISRAKFEQLNMNFFNKCMEPVEKCIRDANMDISQIDDVVLAGGSSRIPKVQQLLQDVFKGKKLCKSINPDEAIAYGAAVQAAILSGNGNGKLHDFTLSDVTPMSLGVEVQNLQLCAENIMHFVIPRNTRVPVKKNTTIYTVYDNQSAIVFPIFEGESESTLNNNLLGKFSLVDIPPAPKGYPFDVWFEIDENGILSVSAEDKSTGQKKGITIASDRSNCSN; from the exons ATGGCGGCAGAGGCGATCGGGATCGATTTGGGCACGACTTACTCGTGCGTGGGTGTGTGGCAGAATGATCATGTAGAAATTATAGTGAACGATCAGGGCAACAGGACCACTCCTTCTTATGTTGCCTTCAACGAAACCGAGCGTTTGGTTGGTGATGCAGCATTTAACCAGGTCATCAAAAACCCTACCAATTCCATCTTTG ATGCAAAGCGGTTAATAGGTAGGAGGTTCAGTGACATATCTGTTCAAAATGACATGAAGCTCTGGCCATTCAAGGTCATTGAAGGCCCCAATGACAAACCCATGATTGTGGTTACCCATGAGGGTCAAGAGAAACAGTTTGCTGCTGAAGAAATCTCCTCCATGGTTTTGGCAAAGATGCGAGAGATTGCTGAGATGTTCCTTGACTCAACAGTCAAAAATGCAGTTATCACAGTGCCTGCTTACTTCAGTGACTCGCAGCGCCAGGCTACAAGAAATGCAGGTGAGTTTGCAGGTCTAAAGGTGATGCGGATTATCAATGAACCAACAGCTGCAGCAATTGCTTATGGCCTTGAAAAACAGGCTGGTTGGTACTGCAAGAGAAATGTGATGATATTTGATTTGGGTGGTGGAACTTTAGATGTTTCACTGCTTACAATAAGCGCTGGTGCTTTTGAAGTGAAAGCCACGGCTGGAGATACTCACCTTGGTGGTGAAGACTTTGATAACAGAATGGTGGATTTCTGTGCTGCAGAATTTAAGAGGAAGCATGACTTGGATGTGAGTGGAAACTCGAGAGCTCTTAGGAGGCTAAAAAATGCTTGTGAGAAGGCGAAGAGGAGACTTTCATTTACATCTTCTGTGGACATTGAAATTGACTGTTTGGCTCAGGGCATTGATTTGTATATGACTATTTCCCGTGCCAAATTTGAACAACTGAACATGAATTTCTTCAACAAGTGTATGGAGCCTGTGGAGAAGTGTATAAGAGACGCTAACATGGACATAAGCCAAATTGATGATGTTGTTCTCGCCGGTGGATCTTCTAGAATTCCCAAAGTGCAGCAATTGTTGCAAGATGTCTTCAAGGGAAAAAAGCTATGCAAGAGCATTAATCCAGATGAGGCAATAGCATATGGTGCAGCTGTTCAAGCTGCAATCTTGAGCGGGAATGGGAATGGGAAGCTTCACGACTTTACTCTCTCGGATGTCACACCTATGTCACTTGGAGTAGAAGTACAAAATCTGCAGCTTTGCGCTGAAAATATCATGCATTTTGTTATTCCAAGAAACACCAGAGTTCCAGTCAAGAAGAATACAACAATATATACCGTTTATGACAACCAGAGTGCTATTGTCTTCCCAATTTTTGAAGGTGAGAGTGAAAGCACTTTGAATAATAATCTTTTGGGTAAATTTAGCCTCGTGGACATTCCTCCGGCTCCTAAGGGTTATCCATTCGACGTTTGGTTTGAAATTGATGAAAATGGTATCCTAAGTGTCTCTGCTGAGGACAAGTCCACTGGCCAGAAGAAAGGGATTACAATTGCGAGTGACAGAAGCAATTGTTCCAACTGA
- the LOC101297761 gene encoding probable mediator of RNA polymerase II transcription subunit 37c-like, translating to MTEEEKGQAIGIDLGTTYSCVAVWQNDHVEIIVNDQGNRTTPSYVAFNDAERLVGDAAVNQVLKNPTNSIFDAKRLIGRRFGDNIVRIDMKMWPFKVIEGVDDKPMIVVTHEGLEKLFAAEEISSMVLAKMREIAEQYLDSPVKGAVITVPAYFSDSQRQATRNAGEIAGLKVMRIISEPTAVAIAYGLEKRAGWYSKRNVMVFDLGGGTIDVSLLNICSGVFEVLATAGDTHLGGEDFDNRMVKYCVEEFKKKHNLDAKRRLSFVSSVDIELDCLDKGIDFYLTFTRAKFEQLNMDFFNKCMEPVEKCLGDANMDITAVHDIAVAYGAAVQAAILSGNGNEKLQDVDLLDVTPLSLGVRIRDDENFMCVVIPRNTRIPVTKKRKLTTRFDNQLGIELAIFEGECEITLENNFLGQFTLDGIHPAPTGVPRIDVMFDIDENGILSVSAKDKFTGQEKRITFTSDIRTL from the exons ATGACGGAAGAAGAAAAGGGCCAAGCAATTGGGATCGATCTGGGGACGACTTACTCTTGCGTGGCAGTGTGGCAGAATGATCATGTGGAAATCATAGTGAACGATCAAGGCAACAGGACTACTCCTTCTTATGTTGCCTTCAATGATGCTGAACGATTGGTTGGGGATGCAGCAGTTAACCAGGTCCTCAAAAACCCAACCAATTCCATCTTTG ATGCTAAGCGGTTAATAGGTAGGAGATTCGGTGACAACATTGTTCGGATTGATATGAAGATGTGGCCATTCAAGGTAATTGAAGGTGTTGATGACAAGCCTATGATTGTGGTTACTCATGAGGGTCTGGAGAAACTGTTTGCTGCCGAAGAGATCTCCTCCATGGTTTTGGCAAAGATGCGGGAGATTGCTGAGCAGTACCTTGACTCACCTGTGAAAGGTGCAGTTATCACTGTCCCTGCTTACTTCAGTGACTCCCAGCGACAGGCTACAAGAAATGCGGGTGAAATTGCAGGCCTAAAAGTGATGCGTATTATCAGTGAACCGACAGCTGTGGCAATTGCCTATGGCCTTGAAAAGAGGGCTGGCTGGTATAGCAAGAGAAATGTGATGGTATTTGATTTGGGTGGTGGAACTATAGATGTCTCGCTGCTGAACATTTGTTCTGGGGTCTTTGAAGTTTTGGCTACAGCCGGGGACACTCACCTAGGTGGTGAAGATTTTGATAACCGAATGGTTAAGTACTGTGTTGAGGAATTTAAGAAGAAGCATAACTTGGAC GCAAAGAGGAGACTCTCATTTGTATCTTCTGTTGACATTGAACTCGACTGTTTGGATAAGGGCATTGACTTCTATCTAACTTTCACTCGTGCCAAATTTGAACAACTGAACATGGATTTCTTCAACAAGTGTATGGAGCCTGTGGAGAAGTGTTTGGGGGATGCTAACATGGATATAACTGCTGTGCATGATATT GCAGTGGCATATGGTGCTGCTGTTCAAGCTGCAATCTTGAGTGGAAATGGAAATGAGAAGCTTCAAGACGTCGATCTCTTGGATGTCACACCTCTATCACTTGGAGTGCGGATTCGTGATGATGAAAATTTCATGTGTGTTGTCATTCCAAGGAACACCAGAATTCCTGTCACGAAAAAGAGGAAACTTACTACTCGTTTCGACAACCAACTTGGCATCGAACTTGCAATTTTTGAAGGTGAGTGTGAAATAACTTTAGAAAACAACTTTTTGGGTCAATTTACGCTTGATGGCATTCATCCGGCCCCTACTGGTGTTCCCAGAATAGATGTCATGTTTGATATTGATGAAAATGGAATCCTCAGTGTCTCAGCTAAGGACAAGTTCACTGGTCAGGAAAAAAGAATTACATTCACTAGTGATATAAGAACTTTGTGA
- the LOC101310620 gene encoding heat shock cognate 70 kDa protein-like produces MAGGEKGHAIGIDLGTTYSCVAVWQNDHVEIIVNDQGNRTTPSYVAFNDTERLVGDAAFNQVIKNPINSVFDAKRLIGRKFSDDSVQNDMKLWPFKVIEGVDGKPMIVVSHEGQEKHFAAEEISSMVLAKMRETAEEFLDSTVKNAVITVPAYFSDSQRQATRNACEFAGLNVMRIINEPTAAAIAYGLERKAGWYSKRNVMIFDLGGGTLDVSLVTISTGDFEVKATAGDTHLGGEDFYNRMVDFCAAEFKRKHDLDVSGNARALRRLRNACEKAKRRLSFTSSVDVEIDCLEQGIDLYMTISRAKFEQLNMDFFNKCVEPVEKCIRDANMDISQIDDVVLAGGSSRIPKVQQLLQDVFKGKKLCKSINPDEAIAYGAAVQAAILSGNGNGKLHDFTLLDVTPMSLGVEVGTNNVMHFVIQRNTRIPLKKNTTLFTQFDNQSVCCFPIFEGESESTLNNNLLGKFRLVDLPLGPEGHPFDVWFEIDENGILSVSAEDKSTGQKKGITIASDRSNCSN; encoded by the exons ATGGCGGGAGGAGAAAAGGGTCATGCGATTGGGATTGATCTAGGGACGACGTACTCTTGCGTAGCAGTTTGGCAGAACGATCATGTGGAAATCATAGTGAATGATCAGGGCAACAGGACAACTCCATCCTATGTTGCCTTCAATGATACTGAGCGTTTGGTTGGTGATGCAGCTTTTAACCAGGTCATCAAGAACCCCATCAACTCTGTATTTG ATGCAAAGCGGTTAATAGGTAGGAAGTTCAGTGACGACTCTGTTCAAAATGATATGAAGCTCTGGCCATTCAAGGTCATTGAAGGTGTTGATGGGAAGCCTATGATTGTGGTCTCCCATGAGGGTCAGGAGAAACATTTTGCTGCTGAAGAAATCTCCTCCATGGTTTTGGCAAAGATGCGGGAGACTGCTGAGGAGTTCCTTGACTCAACAGTCAAAAATGCGGTTATCACAGTGCCTGCTTACTTCAGTGACTCGCAGCGCCAGGCTACAAGAAATGCATGTGAGTTTGCAGGTCTAAATGTGATGCGGATTATCAATGAACCAACAGCTGCAGCAATTGCTTATGGCCTTGAAAGAAAGGCTGGTTGGTATAGCAAGAGAAATGTGATGATATTTGATTTGGGAGGTGGAACTTTAGATGTGTCACTGGTTACCATAAGCACCGGTGATTTTGAAGTGAAAGCCACGGCTGGAGACACTCACCTTGGTGGTGAAGACTTTTATAACAGAATGGTGGATTTCTGTGCTGCGGAATTTAAGAGGAAGCATGACTTGGATGTGAGTGGAAACGCGAGAGCTCTTAGGAGGCTAAGAAATGCTTGTGAGAAGGCGAAGAGGAGACTTTCATTTACATCTTCAGTGGATGTTGAAATTGATTGTTTGGAACAGGGCATTGATTTGTATATGACTATTTCCCGTGCCAAATTTGAACAACTGAACATGGATTTCTTCAACAAGTGTGTGGAGCCTGTGGAGAAGTGTATAAGAGACGCTAACATGGACATAAGCCAAATTGATGATGTTGTTCTCGCCGGTGGATCTTCTAGAATTCCCAAAGTGCAGCAATTGTTGCAAGATGTCTTCAAGGGAAAAAAGCTATGCAAGAGCATTAATCCAGATGAGGCAATAGCATATGGTGCAGCTGTTCAAGCTGCAATCTTGAGCGGGAATGGGAATGGGAAGCTTCACGACTTTACTCTCTTGGATGTCACACCTATGTCACTTGGAGTAGAAGTAGGAACTAATAATGTCATGCATTTTGTTATTCAAAGAAACACCAGAATTCCGTTAAAGAAGAATACGACACTATTTACCCAATTTGACAACCAGAGTGTATGTTGTTTCCCAATTTTTGAAGGTGAGAGTGAAAGCACTTTGAATAATAACCTTTTGGGTAAATTCAGGCTTGTGGACCTTCCTTTAGGTCCTGAGGGTCATCCATTCGACGTTTGGTTTGAAATTGATGAGAATGGTATCTTAAGTGTCTCTGCTGAGGACAAGTCCACTGGCCAGAAGAAAGGGATTACAATTGCGAGTGACAGAAGCAATTGTTCCAACTGA
- the LOC101310911 gene encoding uncharacterized protein LOC101310911 isoform 2: MGDSSSASYIHMVHHLIEECIIFNMTREECMEALSKHAKIKPIITSTVWKELEKENKEFFEAYTNSREAARESKTERKQRIQKMLSGHLSKTDTDESSCTTTESDD; encoded by the exons ATGGGCGATTCTTCATCTGCTTCATACATCCACATG GTGCACCACTTGATCGAGGAGTGCATCATCTTCAACATGACCAGAGAAGAGTGCATGGAAGCCCTCTCCAAGCATGCCAAAATAAAACCCATTATTACCTCCACAG TCTGGAAGGAGCTGGAGAAGGAGAACAAGGAGTTCTTCGAGGCCTACACAAACAGTAGAGAAGCTGCGAGAGAATCCAAAACGGAGAGAAAGCAAAGAATCCAGAAGATGCTCTCGGGTCATCTTTCAAAAACAGACACAGACGAAAGCAGCTGCACTACAACCGAATCCGACGACTAG
- the LOC101310911 gene encoding uncharacterized protein LOC101310911 isoform 1, whose protein sequence is MGDSSSASYIHMVHHLIEECIIFNMTREECMEALSKHAKIKPIITSTGTYNINLTLHTQVLESLSSNRNMFDCMGLIWVAQSGRSWRRRTRSSSRPTQTVEKLRENPKRRESKESRRCSRVIFQKQTQTKAAALQPNPTTSNLHVFDI, encoded by the exons ATGGGCGATTCTTCATCTGCTTCATACATCCACATG GTGCACCACTTGATCGAGGAGTGCATCATCTTCAACATGACCAGAGAAGAGTGCATGGAAGCCCTCTCCAAGCATGCCAAAATAAAACCCATTATTACCTCCACAGGTACGTACAACATCAACTTGACACTACATACGCAGGTGCTTGAATCTCTATCTTCTAACAGAAACATGTTTGATTGCATGGGATTGATTTGGGTGGCTCAGTCTGGAAGGAGCTGGAGAAGGAGAACAAGGAGTTCTTCGAGGCCTACACAAACAGTAGAGAAGCTGCGAGAGAATCCAAAACGGAGAGAAAGCAAAGAATCCAGAAGATGCTCTCGGGTCATCTTTCAAAAACAGACACAGACGAAAGCAGCTGCACTACAACCGAATCCGACGACTAGTAATTTGCATGTATTCGATATTTGA
- the LOC101311390 gene encoding uncharacterized protein LOC101311390 produces MESLSKLNLRHQPLHLSINPHRPSSLIPISSFRPLRSSSFSSLKIRASSADPPHQAPQNPKPSFLQTLSPLACAAVAAAAFFTMRFHPTKPAFAAPTSTVEPAKVTYEDEERQIEEQLSRDPNDVEALRSLMEVRIKAHKLTEAVQVLDRLIEVEPEDFEWQLLKANVHTYMGEYDLATSEFEDILAKDPLRVEAYHGLVMSASQSEEKLELVLKRVEKAMEACKKQGNTSDVRDFKLLIAQIRVMEAEYKDALELYQELVKEEPRDFRPYLCQGIIYTLLRKKNEAEKHFATFRKLVPKNHPYKEYFDDNMFATKLFGAKVEREAAGSNV; encoded by the coding sequence ATGGAGTCCCTCTCTAAACTCAACCTCCGCCACCAACCCCTCCACCTCTCCATCAATCCCCACCGTCCATCTTCCCTCATCCCCATTTCCTCCTTCCGCCCCCTTCGCTCCTCCTCCTTCTCCTCCCTCAAAATCCGCGCCTCCTCCGCGGACCCACCTCACCAAGCCCCCCAAAACCCTAAACCCTCCTTCCTCCAAACCCTATCCCCTCTCGCCTGCGCCGCCGTCGCCGCCGCCGCGTTCTTCACCATGCGCTTCCACCCCACCAAACCCGCCTTCGCCGCCCCAACCTCCACGGTGGAGCCCGCGAAGGTGACGTATGAGGATGAGGAGAGACAAATTGAGGAGCAACTGAGCCGTGACCCGAACGACGTCGAGGCGCTGAGGTCTCTGATGGAGGTGAGAATCAAAGCCCACAAGCTGACCGAGGCGGTTCAGGTGCTGGACCGGTTGATCGAGGTCGAACCGGAAGACTTTGAGTGGCAGCTGTTGAAGGCCAATGTTCATACTTACATGGGTGAGTATGATTTAGCTACTAGTGAATTTGAAGACATTTTGGCCAAGGACCCTCTTCGAGTTGAGGCCTATCATGGGCTGGTGATGTCTGCGTCGCAATCGGAAGAGAAGCTGGAGCTTGTGTTGAAGAGGGTTGAGAAGGCAATGGAGGCGTGCAAGAAGCAGGGGAACACTTCGGATGTGAGGGACTTTAAGCTGTTGATTGCGCAAATTCGGGTGATGGAGGCTGAGTACAAGGATGCATTGGAGCTTTATCAAGAGCTTGTGAAGGAAGAGCCCAGGGATTTCAGGCCGTATCTGTGTCAGGGAATTATATACACTCTGTTGAGGAAGAAGAATGAGGCTGAGAAACATTTTGCGACGTTCAGGAAGCTTGTTCCCAAGAATCATCCTTACAAGGAGTACTTTGATGATAACATGTTTGCGACCAAGCTTTTTGGGGCAAAGGTGGAGAGGGAGGCGGCTGGATCGAATGTATGA
- the LOC101298051 gene encoding uncharacterized protein LOC101298051 — protein sequence MEKLRPTRSKLPSGSERRSSGERFASKERASSRGNRLVQKQKKLGSDSSSCSSGSTGEDPLTFELGWRSSKQAGGAPIKKLLAEEMLRETESRRRSPSVIAKLMGLDGMPPQQPIAHKQQKGIPENRHQRTRSAEKEHRSGVCYDHRSSRKNSKEQQEFKDVFEVLETSKVESCSYSSRAAANTKLSDAEMAFVRQKFMDAKRLSTDEKLQDSKEFHDALEVLDSNKDLLLKFLQQPDSLFTKHLHDLHSGPQSHCGRVASMKSSEAQKYEKIDLGWTSARESPLRNYCKSPQRHRDSFSSYSDSRHATRYSLKSQYRPEAKHETAITPTRIVVLKPNLGKILNATKTISSPCSSQASMSVCRNRSDFPNIGNREVDAWGKKNFPDNEGQSRHKSRESREVAKEITRQMRKNISMGSVQISSSGFKGYAGDDSSCSMSENESGNESEVISVASKQFSDRHNHSRRSSTCSAESSVSREAKKRLSERWKMTHKSQEIGVASRGNTLAEMLAIPDKEMQAAKLDAMKGEAGFRDKFAREDGPVGWGGPLGISSRDGWKDECIKSLSRSKSLPASSGAFGSYKTMRRETIRDNRYLIPSEVLKHKRNQSVEVDFDHRESGRINYRSRNKRSYSSRSLSRESMDISPETPNTPDRVRTDPVDKQSQQNMAVVESSSGNDIDASPASVKLVDLDVSISSETLDAFPPELSARMSVEGDSCSSHQVIAEESSTKPSDDKSVLFEHSVPGIESLASSKEADQPSPVSVLEVPFNDDVSSSSDCFETLSADLQGLRMQLQLLKLESDSYAEGSMLISSDEDAGEGSSWFRHAVCREEESWESSYMADMLTESGLNNADHETFLATWHATECPVSPQLFEELEKKYCDKTSCPKSERKLLFDRINSGLLEMFQQFSDPHPWVRPMKITVGSKWINRTALQDGLRKLLAGEEKANEESLDKLLERDSLWLHFGDYIDIIGREIERSVLDDLIAEVVVM from the exons ATGGAGAAGTTGCGGCCAACGCGGTCCAAGCTTCCGAGCGGTTCTGAACGGCGGAGCTCCGGTGAGAGATTCGCCTCCAAAGAACGAGCTTCATCTCGAG GAAACAGGTTAGTTCAGAAGCAGAAGAAATTGGGCTCTGATTCGAGCTCTTGCAGTAGTGGCTCTACAGGGGAAGATCCG TTGACGTTTGAGTTGGGGTGGAGATCTTCAAAGCAAGCTGGTGGAGCTCCAATAAAGAAACTATTAGCTGAGGAGATGTTGAGAGAAACTGAATCGAGAAGGAGATCACCAAGTGTTATCGCCAAATTGATGGGTCTTGATGGGATGCCGCCCCAACAGCCCATCGCTCATAAACAACAAAAAGGCATTCCAGAGAATCGTCACCAGAGGACAAGATCAGCAGAGAAAGAGCACAGAAGTGGCGTGTGTTATGACCACCGGTCATCTAGGAAGAACTCAAAGGAGCAGCAGGAATTTAAGGATGTGTTTGAAGTTTTGGAGACTTCCAAGGTGGAAAGTTGTAGTTACTCATCACGAGCAGCTGCTAACACCAAGCTCAGTGATGCAGAGATGGCCTTTGTTCGACAGAAGTTCATGGATGCTAAACGACTTTCAACTGATGAGAAGCTACAAGATTCAAAGGAATTCCACGATGCCCTTGAGGTGTTGGATTCTAACAAGGATCTTCTGTTGAAATTTCTTCAGCAACCAGACTCATTGTTCACAAAGCATCTGCATGATCTGCATAGCGGTCCCCAATCCCATTGTGGCCGAGTAGCATCAATGAAGTCATCAGAAGCTCAGAAGTATGAGAAAATTGACCTTGGCTGGACATCAGCAAGAGAAAGTCCCCTAAGGAATTACTGTAAATCTCCTCAGAGGCATCGTGATTCTTTTTCCAGCTACTCTGATAGTAGACATGCTACTCGTTATTCTCTCAAGTCACAATACAGACCAGAAGCAAAACATGAAACTGCCATTACTCCTACAAGGATAGTTGTTCTGAAGCCAAACCTTGGGAAAATTCTGAATGCTACCAAAACTATTTCATCACCTTGTTCTTCTCAAGCTTCTATGTCAGTTTGCAGGAACCGCTCAGATTTTCCTAACATTGGAAATAGGGAGGTCGATGCATGGGGAAAGAAAAATTTCCCAGATAATGAGGGGCAGTCAAGGCATAAGTCTAGAGAGTCTAGAGAAGTAGCCAAGGAAATCACAAGACAAATGAGAAAGAACATTAGCATGGGTTCTGTGCAAATTTCATCATCTGGATTTAAAGGGTATGCTGGCGATGATAGTTCTTGTAGCATGTCTGAGAATGAATCAGGAAATGAATCAGAGGTGATTTCAGTAGCTTCCAAACAATTCTCTGACAGACATAACCATTCCAGGCGCTCATCAACCTGCTCTGCTGAATCTTCTGTGAGTAGAGAGGCCAAGAAGAGACTCTCAGAGAGGTGGAAAATGACTCATAAGTCTCAGGAAATAGGAGTGGCCAGCAGGGGCAACACACTTGCTGAAATGCTTGCTATCCCAGACAAAGAAATGCAAGCCGCAAAACTGGATGCCATGAAAGGTGAGGCAGGATTCAGAGATAAATTTGCCAGGGAAGATGGACCTGTAGGGTGGGGTGGACCTCTTGGTATCAGCAGTAGGGATGGCTGGAAGGATGAATGCATCAAAAGTTTATCAAGATCAAAATCCCTCCCTGCTTCTTCTGGTGCTTTTGGGAGTTATAAGACAATGCGCCGGGAAACCATACGTGATAACAGGTATCTGATACCATCAGAGGTGTTGAAGCATAAAAGAAACCAATCAGTAGAAGTTGATTTTGATCATAGAGAAAGTGGGCGCATAAACTATAGATCCAGGAATAAAAGATCGTATAGTTCTCGCTCCTTAAGTAGGGAAAGTATGGACATTTCACCTGAAACTCCCAATACTCCTGACAGAGTAAGAACAGATCCTGTAGACAAGCAATCCCAGCAGAATATGGCTGTTGTTGAGTCATCATCTGGTAATGATATAGATGCTAGTCCAGCTTCTGTAAAGTTGGTGGATTTGGATGTATCAATTTCTTCTGAAACACTTGACGCATTCCCTCCGGAATTATCAGCTCGTATGTCGGTGGAAGGTGATTCCTGTAGCAGTCACCAAGTAATTGCAGAG GAATCATCAACTAAACCATCTGATGACAAGTCAGTACTGTTTGAGCACTCTGTACCGGGTATAGAATCTCTTGCAAGCTCTAAAGAGGCTGATCAGCCCAGTCCGGTTTCAGTTCTGGAAGTTCCTTTTAACGATGATGTTTCATCTTCTTCCGACTGCTTTGAGACTCTCAGCGCTGACCTGCAAG GGCTTCGGATGCAGCTTCAGCTACTCAAGTTGGAATCGGATTCATATGCAGAGGGATCCATGCTAATCTCAAGTGACGAGGATGCAGGAGAAGGATCCTCTTGGTTTCGGCATGCAGTATGTAGGGAAGAAGAGAGTTGGGAGTCTTCATACATGGCTGATATGTTAACAGAATCAGGTTTAAACAATGCCGACCATGAGACCTTCTTGGCTACATGGCACGCTACTGAGTGTCCAGTGAGTCCTCAACTATTCGAAGAGCTGGAGAAAAAGTACTGTGACAAGACTTCTTGTCCGAAATCTGAGAGAAAATTACTGTTCGACCGAATAAATTCAGGACTTCTGGAGATGTTTCAGCAATTCAGTGACCCTCACCCATGGGTTAGACCTATGAAGATAACAGTTGGCTCAAAGTGGATTAACAGAACTGCCCTCCAAGATGGTCTCCGTAAGTTGCTAGCTGGCGAAGAGAAGGCCAATGAGGAGAGTTTGGATAAACTGCTGGAAAGGGACTCGCTGTGGTTGCATTTCGGAGACTACATTGACATAATAGGTAGGGAAATAGAAAGGTCGGTGTTAGATGATTTAATTGCAGAAGTAGTGGTTATGTAG